DNA sequence from the Stenotrophomonas sp. 24(2023) genome:
CAGCAACGCCTGGCGGCTGCGCGACAGGAAGGCGGCCTTGTCCTCGTCGGCCTGCAGTTTCAGCGGCGCACCAAAGGTGGCCGTGCACAGCAGCGGCAACGGCAGGAAACGGCCTTTGGGCATCACCCGCTTAAGGTTGTCGATCCACACCGGCACGAACTCCAGTTCCGGGCGCTGCCGCGCCAGATGGTAGATGCCGCTCTTGAACGGCAGCAGCGGTTCATCGCCGATGTTGCGCGTGCCTTCCGGGAACAGGATCAGCGAACAGCCCCCATCCACGGCCTCGCGCAGCACCTGCAACGGATCCTGCTGACGCTGGGCGGCGTCGCGTTCCACCAGCACCCCGTTGAACACCGCATCGATCAGGTAGCGGCGCAGGCCATCACGCTGCCAGTATTCGGCGGCGGCCACCGGCCGTACCTGCCGGCGCAGTGCCGCAGGCAGTGAAGACCAGATCAGCACGAAATCACCGTGGCTGGCGTGGTTGCCGTAGTACACGCGGTGCTCGCTGGACGGTGCGCAGCCGATCCACAGCGCGCGCGCGCCGGTGAGTACCTGGATGGCGCCACTGCAGGCGCGGGCGATCAGTCCAGCGAACATCGCTACCTCCGTTCAGGTCTGTGGCCACAGCACGGCCAGCAGCAGTGCCGAGAACTGCAGCAGCGTGGCGACGTACTGGCACAGCAGCAGGCGGCGCATACCGATCCAGCGCGCCTCCCAGCCGCGCACGGGCGCCTGCGCGTCGCGACGGCGCAGGCCGGCGGTGTGCAGGGCCGCATCCACCCGCTCGGCGGCGGCATCGTCCTGCAGGCCTTCGCGCAGCAACAGCTGCAGCAGGCTGGCATCGAGCTGCACGCGCACCGCGTAATACGCCTGTACCGCCCCCACCGCCACGCTCAGCAACAGCAGGCCGGCGGCGAACATCGCCAGCCCGGGCTCGATGCCCAGCAGCAGCAGCGCCACCAGCAGCAAGCCCAGCGACAGCACGGCAGGCGATCGTCCCTGGCGCAGCAGCAGGTGCATCATCGGCAGATCGGCGGCGGTGCTCATGGGGGGCTCTCCGGTGCGGCGGCGGCCGCGATGGCCTGCAGATGATCGTCATGCAGCACGATGGACGGCCGTGCGGCACGTACCTGCGCCACGGCCTCGGTGGCGCTGCACACCCGCCCGGTGCGCAGCAGCCAGGTGGCCACGCTGGCCGCGCTGCGCGAATAGCCCAGCGCGCAGCACACCAGCAGCGGCCCCTGCGCACGCAGGGCCTCGATGGCATCGGCGGCCTGCGCCAGCTGCGCCGGCGCAGGCACCACCAGGTCCAGCATCGGCACGCTGGCATAGGCCGCGCGCGCTGCAGGGCAGGACAGTTCGGCACAGGTATCGACCACCCCGTGCAGCGGCGATGGCAGCGCGCCGCCGGGCAGACGTCCCAGCCACACGCCATCGGCCACGGCCACCGGCTGCGGCGCATGCCGCGTCCACCACCGCGAATTGAGCCAGGCCGCCACCAGGTAGGGCGCCAACAGCCAGCGTGCGGCCATCGTCAGCCGGCCATCGGTGCGCTTCTGGAACACGGCCACGCCCAGCCCGGCGTAGGCCAGCGCCACCAGCAGCAGCGACACCACCGGCCACAGCAGCCACAACGCCACGCCCCCCAGCAGCACCGCCGGCACCAGCAACGCCGCCGCGCCCAGCAGATAGAACACCGCCAACCGCCAGCGCTTGGGCGCGCGCGCCGTGCGCCAGGCGCGCAGCGGTGGCGTGCCCTGCTCCGGCCACAGCCACACGCACAGCCAGCCGGCCAGCAGGCCGGTGGGCACATCGATGAAATGATGTTGGAAGGTGGTCAGCACCGAGACGCCGATCAGCAGCGCCCACCCATGCAGCAGCCAGCGCCACGCACCCTGCAGGTACTGCGCGTACTTCACCCACAGCACGATCAGCAGCACGATATGCAGCGACGGCGCCTGGTTGAACGGCTTGTCGAAGCCCAGCAGCACATCGAACAGCCAACCGAACACGCCGCCGATCTCCGGCCGCTCGAAACTGAAGCGCAGCGGCCAGAGCAGAAAGCAGGCCACCGCGATCAGCTGTGCACTGAACAGGCGCAGCGCATGCCGGTCCAGTTCCAACCGTTGCCGGCACAGGAAGAACGAGACCGCGTAGAACAGGTCGATCGACCAGTACGGCACGATCGTCCACGGCACGAACGGAATGCGCGTCTCCCAGGCAAACGCCATCACCGGCAGTTCGGCATGGCGCCCGGCCATCCAGTTGGCGAAGCCATAGCTGGCGAAGAAGAACGGACCCAGCAGGGCCAGCCACAACAAGGCGCGCCGCCAGGGGCGCCCTTCCGCGGTCAGTGGGGTGGCGGCCAGCGTCGCCATCACGCGGTCCGGCGTGCCAGCGACACGGTGAAGATGCCGAAGTCGTCGATGCGCTGCGCCACTTTCTCGAAACCAGCCAGGCGCACCAGCTCATCCATCTCCTGCTGGGTACGACGACGCATCACCCATGCTGCGCCACCGCGGTGGCTGGTCAACGCGCGCGCGATGAATTCCAGCTGCGGGTGCCAGGGCTGGCCGGTGTAGGCCAGGTAGCCGCCCACCGGCACCGTTGCGGCGATGCCCTGCAGCGAGCGCAGCACGGCGTCGTTGTCGGGGAACAGCTCGTACAGGCCCGATACCACGGCCAGCGTCGGCGCCGGGTCCACCTGCGCCAGCTGCACCGGATCGAACGCATCGCCCTGTTCGAAACGGGCGATGTCGGCCGCGCCGAGGCGCTCGATCAACGCCTGGCCCTGGGTCACGTTCAGATCGCTGAAATCACGCAGCACGATGCGCTCGGCGCGCTGTTCGCCCTGGCCCAGCGCTTCCAGCACATAGCGGCCATGCCCAGCGGCCACGTCCAGCACGCGCACCGGCGTGCCCTGCCCGCGAAGGCGCTGGGCAGCATCGCGCAGCAGTTCCTGCAGGTGCTGGCCGCGAATGCGGATGCCGCGCCAGCCGATCGCATCAAGATAGTTGCGGTCGACCATGCGGCCCAACGGGCCCTTGCCACGCGCTTCGTCGCGGTAGATGTAATCCAGCGTGCTGCCCGAATCGAAACCGGTCTGCAGGCCCAGCGCGATGCCTTCGGACAACGTGCCGCCGAAACGCAGGCCGCCACGCACCACGCGCCAGCGCAGGTCGGCCAGGCTGTTGCGCTCGGGCGGCCAGGCCAGGATCTCCGACTCTTCGAAGGTCGGCCCATAGCGATGCGCATCGCGCCGCGACAGCGCGCGCAGCGGTTCGGCGAAACGCGCCTGGATGAAGCTGCGGATGCGCGCCATGGCTGGCGCGCGATCGCGCTCGCCCAGCGTGTCGTGGAAGAAGCCCGGCAGGTGCACGCGCTCCTTGACCGGGCTGGACAGGCGCTCGTAGAAGCGGTCCTGCGGGCCACGGTGCACGACGAAATCCGAGCCGGACACCAGCAGCTGAACCGGCACGCTGATCGCCTGCGCATCGGCGACGATGCGGTCAGCGGCTTCGTACAGGCCCAGCAGCACGCGCACCGAAATCGGCCGGGTAATCAGCGGATCGGTGCGGTAGCTTTCCACCCGCGCCGGATCGTGGGTCAGCCACTGCGGCTTGACGTAGCTGTTGACGAAGAAGTTGCCGCGCAGCGTCTGCATCAGGCCCAGCCCCGCCCGTGCGAACGGCACGTACAGCTTCACCTTGAATGCCGGCGAGGCCATCACCAGCGCGCGCAGGCGCGGCGCGTAGTCGTGCACCCAGGTGGCGGCAACCACCGCGCCCACGCTCTGCGCGATCACCACGATGTCTTCCACCGCGATACCGTGCTCGGCACCGATGTGGGCAATGAAGCTGTCCAGGTCACGCACCAGCGCCGGGAAGCCCGGTGCATCGCCACGTGCGCCCGGCGAACGGCCATTGCCGCGCGCATCCCAGGCGAAGAAGGCGGTATCGGGCAGGTCCAGCTCATCGACCAGATGGGTCACCCGGCCGGAATGTTCGTGGCCGCGATGCAGCAGCACGATGGCCCGGGCCGGCGTGGTGGTCGTGGTGCCCGCCCAGTACCGGTAGAACAGCGGTACCTGGTCGAAGCTGTGGAATTCCCGTTCCTGCGCCTGACGCATGCCATCTCCTGATTGTCCTGTCGTGGTTACCGCTGCGGGGTCGCTGCGGCCTCCTTCAGCCCGTGGCGTACCCGGTTGACCGTCGTGACCATGCACAGCAGCGCCATCGCACCGGCCACGGCACTCACTGCCATCGCACCGGCCCAGCCCAGCGCCAGCAGCACGCCCAGCACGCCCATCACGAACGCGCGGTCACTCTTGCCCATCGGGCCGTCATAGCGGCGGCTGGCACCGACCATCAGGCCCAGCACCCCGGCGTACTCGCTCAGTGCCGCCGTCCAGGCCAGCAGCCACAACGCCTCGGGCCGTACGCCCGGCACGCTGAGCAGGCTCAGGTACAAGGCCGCATCGGCCAGAACGTCGCAAAGCTCGTTGAGATAGGCGCCCACCCGCGATTGCTGGCCGAATTCACGGGCCAGCATGCCGTCCACCGCATTCAAGGCCATGCGCAGCAGCATCCAGACCGGCAGGGCCAGGTACAGCCAGGCGGCGGCGGGGGCCCAGTACCCCACGGCAGCGGCCACCAGCAGCGAGACCACGGCGGCGGCCACCGTCACCGCATTGGCGGTGACACCCCTGCGGTGCAGGCCGCGCACGGCCGGACGCAGCAGGTCCTGGAAACGTCCTTTTACTGCATAGATCGACACGATCCGAACCTGCTATTCCCTGGCAGACCTTGGACAGCCTACCCGATTGCGGCAGCAGCAGGCGCTGCCGGCCCGCCGCGTGGCTGCGGCCCGCCACACCGGGGCCGCATGAGATGGCGCCATCGGCGCCCGCCGCCGTCCCCCACCGCCTACAATATCGGCCCCGCTCCGCTGCTGATTGCCCTGCCCCCATGACTGCTGACCTGCTGCCCGTCCGTCGGGCCCTGCTTTCCGTTTCCGACAAGACCGGCCTGGCCGAACTGGCCACCGCGCTGGCTGCACGCGGCGTGGAGCTGCTGTCCACCGGCGGCACCGCCAAGGCCATTCGCGACATGGGCCTGGCCGTGAAGGACGTGGCCGACGTCACCGGTTTCCCGGAAATGATGGACGGCCGGGTCAAGACCCTGCACCCGATGGTGCACGGTGGCCTGCTGGGCCGTTCGGGCCTGGATGATGCGGTGATGGCCGAGCACGGCATCGGTGCCATCGACCTGCTGGTGCTGAACCTGTATCCGTTCGAATCGGTCACCGCCAAGGCCGACTGCACCCTGGCCGATGCGGTGGAGAACATCGACATCGGCGGCCCGGCGATGCTGCGGTCGGCGGCCAAGAACTTCGCCCGCGTCGCGGTGGCCACCGACCCGTCGCAGTACGCTGAACTGCTGGCCTCGCTGGAGGCCAACGACGGCCAGCTGTCGGCCGCCACCCGCTTCGCGTTCTCGGTGGCTGCATTCAACCGCGTCGCCCAGTACGACGCGGCCATCAGCAACTACCTCTCGGCCGTGACCGCGACGGATGCCGCCGTGCCGGCCCGCACCGAATTCCCGGCACAGATGAATTCCACCTTCGTGAAGGTGATGGACCTGCGCTACGGCGAGAACCCGCACCAGAGCGGCGCGTTCTACCGCGACCTGTACCCGGTGCCGGGCACGCTGGCCACGTTCCAGCAGCTGCAGGGCAAGGAACTGAGCTACAACAACCTGGCCGATGCCGATGCGGCGTGGGAATGCGTGCGCCAGTTCGACGCCCCGGCCTGCGTCATCGTCAAGCACGCCAACCCGTGCGGCGTGGCGGTAGGCGTGGCCAACGGCGATGCCTACGAGCTGGCCTACGCCACCGACCCGACCAGTGCCTTCGGCGGCATCATCGCGTTCAACAAGCCGCTCGATGCAGCCACCGCGCAGGTCATCCTCGACCGCCAGTTCGTTGAAGTGCTGATCGCCCCGGACTACGAGCCGGCCGCGCTGGAGTACGCGCAGAAGAAGGCCAACGTGCGCGTGCTGCGCATCCCGCACGGCGAGGGCCTGAACAACTACGACAGCAAGCGCATCGGCTCGGGCCTGCTGCTGCAGTCCTCGGACAACCGCGGCATGAGCCGTGACGAGCTGAAGGTGGTCAGCAGGCTGGCGCCGACCGACAAGCAGTTCGCCGACCTGCTGTTCGCGTGGAAGGTGGCCAAGTTCGTGAAGTCCAACGCGATCGTCTACGCCAAGGACAACCGCACGATTGGCGTCGGCGCCGGCCAGATGAGCCGCGTCTACTCGGCACGCATCGCCGGCATCAAGGCGGCCGATGCGAACCTGGTGGTGGAAGGCTCGGTGATGGCCTCCGATGCGTTCTTCCCGTTCCGCGACGGCATCGACGCCGCCGCTGCCGCTGGCATCAAGGCGGTGATCCAGCCGGGCGGTTCGATGCGCGATGCCGAAGTGATCGCCGCCGCCGACGAACACGGCCTGGCGATGGTATTCACCGGCGTGCGCCACTTCCGCCACTGATCCGCACCACGAAGCCGGGCCCTGCCCGGCTTTTCTTTTCTGCACCCGAGAACCCTGCCCCATGAAGATCCTCGTCATCGGCTCCGGCGGCCGCGAACACGCCCTGGCCTGGAAGCTGGCCCAGTCCCCCCGCGTCACCGAGGTGCTGGTGGCCCCCGGCAACGCCGGCACCGCCACTGAAGACCGGTGCCGCAACGTGGCGGTGAAGGTCACCGACATCGACGGCCTGCTGGCGCTGGCCCAGGCCGAAGGCGTGGCGCTGACCGTGGTCGGCCCGGAAGTGCCGCTGGTGGCCGGCGTGGTTGACCGCTTCCGCGCCGCCGGCCTGCGCATCTTCGGGCCGACCGCCGCCGCCGCCCAGCTGGAGGGCAGCAAGGCCTACGCCAAGGACTTCCTGGCCCGCCACAACATCCCCACCGCGTTCTATGCCGTGCACAGCGATGTGGACGCCGCACTGGCCTATGTGCGCGACAAGGGCGCGCCGATCGTGGTCAAGGCCGACGGCCTGGCCGCCGGCAAGGGCGTGATCGTGGCGATGACCCTGGCCGAGGCCGAGGATGCCGTGCGTGACATGCTCTCGGGCAACGCCTTCGGCGATGCCGGTGCCCGCGTGGTGATCGAGGAATTCCTCGACGGCGAGGAAGCCAGCTTCATTTCGATGGTCGATGGCGTGCACGCGCTGCCGATGGCCACCTCGCAGGACCACAAGCGCGTCGGCGACGGCGACACCGGCCCCAACACCGGCGGCATGGGCGCGTACTCGCCGGCCCCGGTGGTCACGCCGGAGGTGCATGCACGCGTGATGCGCGAGGTGGTGAACCCCACCGTGCAGGGCATGATCGCCGACGGTATTCCGTTCACCGGCTTCCTGTACGCCGGGCTGATGATCGATGCCAGCGGTGCACCGAAGGTGATCGAGTTCAACGTGCGCTTCGGCGACCCGGAAACCCAGCCGGTGATGCTGCGTCTGCAGTCGGACCTGGTGGACCTGGTGGAAGCGGCCATCGACGGCCGCCTGGACCAGGTACAGGCGCAGTGGGACCCGCGCCCGTCGCTGGGCGTGGTGATGGCCGCCAGGCCGTACCCGGAAGCGCCGATCACCGGTGATGTGATCAGCGGCCTGGAGGCGGTGCCGGCCAGCGCCAAGGTGTTCCATGCCGGCACCACGCTGGACGCGCAGGGCCGGGTGGTCAGCGCCGGTGGCCGCGTGCTGTGCGTGGCCGCGCTGGGCAGCAGCGTGCGCGAGGCGCAGGCCAATGCCTATGCCGGCGTGGATACGGTGACGTGGGCGAACGAGTTCCACCGCAGCGACATCGGCTGGCGGGCGATCGCACGCGAAGCGTAAGGTGCACCGATCCACGCATGGCGTGGATCTGCCGGATCGCACATGCCGATCCATGCCATGCGTGGATCGGCCATGCAGTTCGGCCGCCTTTGTAGATCCACGCCATGCGTGGATGGGCACACGCGGAAAAGAAAAGGCCCGGCAATGCCGGGCCTTTTCAGTACGTCAACGCATCACCGCGCTTACGCGTTGAACAGCGCCTTCATCTTCTTCAGCGCGTTCGCTTCGACCTGGCGGATGCGCTCGGCCGACACGCCGTATTCGTCGGCCAGTTCCTGCAGCGTCACCTTGCTGTCCGCATCCAGCCAGCGGCGACGGATGATGTCGCGCGAGCGCGCATCCAGTTCGGCCAGGCCTTCGCGCAGCAGCTGCAGCTGGTTGTCTTCGCTGTCGGCACGCTCATAGGCCATCGACGGGTCTTCGTCATTGGCCACCAGGAACGCTGCCGGCGACGGCGGCGCGTGTTCGTTGTCTTCGTCGGTCGGCGCATCGAAACCGATATCGCGACCGGACAGGCGCGATTCCATTTCCATGACCTCGCGCTCGGACACGTTCAGATCCTTGGCCACCGCGCTGACTTCGGCCGCGTTCATCCAGCCCAGGCGCGTCTTCGACTTGCGCAGGTTGAAGAACAGCTTGCGCTGCGCCTTGGTGGTGGCGACCTTGACGATGCGCCAGTTCTTCAGGATGAACTCGTGCATCTCGGCACGGATCCAGTGCACGGCGAAGGAGACCAGGCGCACGCCCATGTCCGGGTCGAAGCGCTTGACCGCCTTCATCAGGCCGATGTTGCCTT
Encoded proteins:
- a CDS encoding lysophospholipid acyltransferase family protein, with amino-acid sequence MFAGLIARACSGAIQVLTGARALWIGCAPSSEHRVYYGNHASHGDFVLIWSSLPAALRRQVRPVAAAEYWQRDGLRRYLIDAVFNGVLVERDAAQRQQDPLQVLREAVDGGCSLILFPEGTRNIGDEPLLPFKSGIYHLARQRPELEFVPVWIDNLKRVMPKGRFLPLPLLCTATFGAPLKLQADEDKAAFLSRSRQALLDLAPNGARA
- a CDS encoding phosphatase PAP2/dual specificity phosphatase family protein, which encodes MATLAATPLTAEGRPWRRALLWLALLGPFFFASYGFANWMAGRHAELPVMAFAWETRIPFVPWTIVPYWSIDLFYAVSFFLCRQRLELDRHALRLFSAQLIAVACFLLWPLRFSFERPEIGGVFGWLFDVLLGFDKPFNQAPSLHIVLLIVLWVKYAQYLQGAWRWLLHGWALLIGVSVLTTFQHHFIDVPTGLLAGWLCVWLWPEQGTPPLRAWRTARAPKRWRLAVFYLLGAAALLVPAVLLGGVALWLLWPVVSLLLVALAYAGLGVAVFQKRTDGRLTMAARWLLAPYLVAAWLNSRWWTRHAPQPVAVADGVWLGRLPGGALPSPLHGVVDTCAELSCPAARAAYASVPMLDLVVPAPAQLAQAADAIEALRAQGPLLVCCALGYSRSAASVATWLLRTGRVCSATEAVAQVRAARPSIVLHDDHLQAIAAAAAPESPP
- a CDS encoding bifunctional alpha/beta hydrolase/class I SAM-dependent methyltransferase translates to MRQAQEREFHSFDQVPLFYRYWAGTTTTTPARAIVLLHRGHEHSGRVTHLVDELDLPDTAFFAWDARGNGRSPGARGDAPGFPALVRDLDSFIAHIGAEHGIAVEDIVVIAQSVGAVVAATWVHDYAPRLRALVMASPAFKVKLYVPFARAGLGLMQTLRGNFFVNSYVKPQWLTHDPARVESYRTDPLITRPISVRVLLGLYEAADRIVADAQAISVPVQLLVSGSDFVVHRGPQDRFYERLSSPVKERVHLPGFFHDTLGERDRAPAMARIRSFIQARFAEPLRALSRRDAHRYGPTFEESEILAWPPERNSLADLRWRVVRGGLRFGGTLSEGIALGLQTGFDSGSTLDYIYRDEARGKGPLGRMVDRNYLDAIGWRGIRIRGQHLQELLRDAAQRLRGQGTPVRVLDVAAGHGRYVLEALGQGEQRAERIVLRDFSDLNVTQGQALIERLGAADIARFEQGDAFDPVQLAQVDPAPTLAVVSGLYELFPDNDAVLRSLQGIAATVPVGGYLAYTGQPWHPQLEFIARALTSHRGGAAWVMRRRTQQEMDELVRLAGFEKVAQRIDDFGIFTVSLARRTA
- a CDS encoding CDP-alcohol phosphatidyltransferase family protein produces the protein MVSIYAVKGRFQDLLRPAVRGLHRRGVTANAVTVAAAVVSLLVAAAVGYWAPAAAWLYLALPVWMLLRMALNAVDGMLAREFGQQSRVGAYLNELCDVLADAALYLSLLSVPGVRPEALWLLAWTAALSEYAGVLGLMVGASRRYDGPMGKSDRAFVMGVLGVLLALGWAGAMAVSAVAGAMALLCMVTTVNRVRHGLKEAAATPQR
- the purH gene encoding bifunctional phosphoribosylaminoimidazolecarboxamide formyltransferase/IMP cyclohydrolase: MTADLLPVRRALLSVSDKTGLAELATALAARGVELLSTGGTAKAIRDMGLAVKDVADVTGFPEMMDGRVKTLHPMVHGGLLGRSGLDDAVMAEHGIGAIDLLVLNLYPFESVTAKADCTLADAVENIDIGGPAMLRSAAKNFARVAVATDPSQYAELLASLEANDGQLSAATRFAFSVAAFNRVAQYDAAISNYLSAVTATDAAVPARTEFPAQMNSTFVKVMDLRYGENPHQSGAFYRDLYPVPGTLATFQQLQGKELSYNNLADADAAWECVRQFDAPACVIVKHANPCGVAVGVANGDAYELAYATDPTSAFGGIIAFNKPLDAATAQVILDRQFVEVLIAPDYEPAALEYAQKKANVRVLRIPHGEGLNNYDSKRIGSGLLLQSSDNRGMSRDELKVVSRLAPTDKQFADLLFAWKVAKFVKSNAIVYAKDNRTIGVGAGQMSRVYSARIAGIKAADANLVVEGSVMASDAFFPFRDGIDAAAAAGIKAVIQPGGSMRDAEVIAAADEHGLAMVFTGVRHFRH
- the purD gene encoding phosphoribosylamine--glycine ligase; protein product: MKILVIGSGGREHALAWKLAQSPRVTEVLVAPGNAGTATEDRCRNVAVKVTDIDGLLALAQAEGVALTVVGPEVPLVAGVVDRFRAAGLRIFGPTAAAAQLEGSKAYAKDFLARHNIPTAFYAVHSDVDAALAYVRDKGAPIVVKADGLAAGKGVIVAMTLAEAEDAVRDMLSGNAFGDAGARVVIEEFLDGEEASFISMVDGVHALPMATSQDHKRVGDGDTGPNTGGMGAYSPAPVVTPEVHARVMREVVNPTVQGMIADGIPFTGFLYAGLMIDASGAPKVIEFNVRFGDPETQPVMLRLQSDLVDLVEAAIDGRLDQVQAQWDPRPSLGVVMAARPYPEAPITGDVISGLEAVPASAKVFHAGTTLDAQGRVVSAGGRVLCVAALGSSVREAQANAYAGVDTVTWANEFHRSDIGWRAIAREA
- the rpoH gene encoding RNA polymerase sigma factor RpoH, with translation MSQNTSTALVANNLPIPSALGSLDAYIGAVHQIPVLSVDDEQDLARRFRDGNDLDAARELVHSHLRFVVHVARGYNGYGLALGDLIQEGNIGLMKAVKRFDPDMGVRLVSFAVHWIRAEMHEFILKNWRIVKVATTKAQRKLFFNLRKSKTRLGWMNAAEVSAVAKDLNVSEREVMEMESRLSGRDIGFDAPTDEDNEHAPPSPAAFLVANDEDPSMAYERADSEDNQLQLLREGLAELDARSRDIIRRRWLDADSKVTLQELADEYGVSAERIRQVEANALKKMKALFNA